A genomic segment from Peribacillus sp. ACCC06369 encodes:
- the hisF gene encoding imidazole glycerol phosphate synthase subunit HisF, which translates to MLTKRIIPCLDVKDGRVVKGIQFVSLRDAGDPVELAAFYDQEGADELVFLDISASHEGRETIVDVVQAVAGSLAIPFTVGGGINSLADMKKILRAGADKVSLNTAAILRPDLINEGSDYFGAQCIVVAIDARYEEEIGSWRVYTHGGRKPTEWEVIDWAKEAVSRGAGEILLTSMDCDGEKQGFNIALTKAVSEAVSVPVIASGGAGNAGHFQEAFEEGKADAALAASIFHYKETSVKEVKAFLKQQGVVVR; encoded by the coding sequence ATGCTCACTAAACGAATTATTCCTTGTCTTGATGTTAAAGATGGGCGTGTAGTTAAAGGCATACAATTTGTTTCCCTTAGGGATGCTGGAGATCCGGTCGAACTTGCTGCCTTTTATGACCAAGAGGGTGCCGATGAGCTTGTCTTCCTTGATATTTCCGCTTCACATGAAGGCAGGGAAACGATTGTCGACGTCGTTCAAGCCGTTGCAGGCAGCTTGGCCATCCCATTCACAGTGGGTGGCGGTATCAATTCATTAGCGGATATGAAGAAGATCTTACGCGCTGGTGCAGATAAGGTATCCTTAAATACAGCAGCCATTCTGCGGCCGGATTTAATTAATGAGGGTTCAGATTATTTTGGTGCCCAATGTATCGTGGTCGCTATAGACGCCAGATATGAGGAAGAGATTGGATCATGGCGCGTATACACCCACGGCGGTCGAAAACCGACTGAATGGGAAGTGATCGATTGGGCGAAGGAAGCAGTCAGCCGTGGTGCAGGTGAAATTTTATTGACTAGCATGGATTGTGACGGGGAGAAACAAGGATTTAATATCGCTTTAACAAAAGCGGTATCTGAAGCTGTTTCGGTGCCGGTCATCGCCTCAGGGGGTGCAGGTAACGCTGGGCATTTCCAGGAAGCCTTTGAAGAAGGTAAAGCGGACGCAGCACTAGCCGCATCGATTTTTCATTATAAAGAAACATCCGTCAAAGAAGTCAAAGCGTTTCTCAAACAACAAGGAGTGGTTGTAAGATGA
- the hisA gene encoding 1-(5-phosphoribosyl)-5-[(5-phosphoribosylamino)methylideneamino]imidazole-4-carboxamide isomerase, with amino-acid sequence MSNFTIYPAIDMRGGKCVRLIQGDYNQETVYGDSPFDMAKNFAEQGADWIHMVDLDGAKEGVRINDSYVIKAAKELGARIQIGGGIRTERDISHYLDNGVERVILGSTAVSDPDFTKDMIRKYGRHIAIGIDAKDGMVATHGWLQTSGTLAIDLGKILADAGAETFIVTDIATDGMLSGPNVKGILAMAEATGKTVIASGGISSLEDLITLKEYEAQGIAGAIIGKALYTNRFTVEEALEKVRG; translated from the coding sequence ATGAGCAACTTTACTATTTACCCGGCGATTGATATGCGCGGTGGCAAATGCGTCCGCTTAATCCAGGGAGATTACAATCAGGAAACCGTTTATGGCGATTCCCCCTTCGATATGGCTAAAAACTTTGCCGAACAAGGAGCCGATTGGATACATATGGTCGATCTTGACGGAGCTAAAGAGGGAGTTCGCATCAATGATTCATATGTGATTAAAGCTGCAAAGGAGTTAGGGGCACGAATTCAAATCGGCGGCGGTATCCGTACGGAACGGGATATATCCCATTATCTGGATAATGGAGTGGAACGGGTCATTCTGGGCAGCACGGCCGTTTCAGACCCTGATTTCACTAAAGATATGATAAGGAAATATGGAAGGCATATCGCAATCGGAATAGATGCGAAGGATGGCATGGTTGCCACACATGGTTGGCTTCAAACGTCTGGAACGCTTGCGATAGATCTTGGTAAAATACTGGCGGATGCTGGTGCAGAGACCTTTATCGTGACTGATATCGCGACAGATGGGATGCTTTCGGGTCCAAACGTGAAAGGTATATTGGCTATGGCGGAGGCAACTGGGAAAACCGTGATTGCTTCGGGAGGCATTAGTTCCCTGGAAGACCTTATCACTCTCAAAGAGTATGAAGCTCAAGGAATTGCAGGGGCAATCATTGGCAAGGCGCTTTATACGAATCGCTTTACTGTGGAAGAAGCACTAGAAAAGGTGCGTGGTTAA
- the hisH gene encoding imidazole glycerol phosphate synthase subunit HisH encodes MIGIVDYGMGNLFSVSKGLERLGADSFISDDPEELSKSKGIILPGVGSFRDAMSLLEKQKLDEFLKEYVAGGGYLLGICLGMQLLFDESEENGPAKGLSLIPGKVVRFKGVDADDQVYKVPHMGWNRLEFKHESPVNQGLEEEHVYFVHSYYADTDESFITASATYDVDVPAIVGKGNVFGMQFHPEKSGKMGMSLLRNYLSLVEGKERT; translated from the coding sequence ATGATCGGGATCGTCGATTACGGCATGGGGAATTTATTTTCTGTAAGTAAAGGGCTTGAGCGGCTTGGTGCTGATTCATTCATTTCCGATGACCCTGAAGAACTTTCAAAGTCGAAAGGGATCATTCTTCCTGGCGTGGGCTCTTTCAGGGATGCCATGAGTCTTTTGGAAAAACAAAAGCTGGATGAATTCCTGAAGGAATATGTAGCCGGCGGTGGGTATCTATTGGGCATTTGCCTTGGTATGCAGCTTCTATTTGATGAAAGTGAGGAAAATGGACCGGCAAAAGGATTATCTCTCATCCCGGGTAAAGTGGTTCGTTTTAAGGGAGTGGATGCGGATGACCAGGTTTATAAAGTGCCGCACATGGGCTGGAACCGCCTTGAATTTAAACACGAGTCACCAGTGAATCAGGGTCTGGAAGAGGAACATGTTTATTTCGTCCATTCTTATTACGCAGATACGGATGAATCATTTATTACTGCTTCAGCGACGTATGATGTGGATGTACCGGCAATTGTCGGTAAAGGGAATGTATTCGGCATGCAGTTCCACCCGGAAAAAAGCGGGAAGATGGGCATGTCACTTTTGAGAAATTATTTGTCATTAGTAGAAGGGAAGGAAAGAACATGA
- the hisB gene encoding imidazoleglycerol-phosphate dehydratase HisB produces the protein MERFASVERKTNETEISLKFGVDGEGNSTIKTGVPFMTHMLDLFTKHGKFDLSVDANGDTEVDDHHTTEDIGICLGQTLLEALGDKRGIKRYGNAFVPMDEALAQVVIDLSNRPHLEFRAEFPSQKVGTFDTELVHEFLWKFALEARMNLHVVVHYGHNTHHMIEAIFKALGRALDEATTIDPRVKGIPSTKGML, from the coding sequence ATGGAACGTTTTGCCAGTGTGGAGAGAAAGACGAATGAAACGGAAATCAGTTTGAAGTTTGGTGTGGACGGGGAAGGTAATTCCACCATTAAGACGGGCGTTCCGTTTATGACGCATATGCTTGATTTGTTCACGAAGCATGGGAAGTTTGATTTATCTGTAGATGCAAACGGCGATACAGAGGTGGATGATCACCATACAACTGAAGATATTGGCATTTGCTTGGGTCAAACGTTATTGGAGGCCCTTGGAGACAAGCGCGGGATAAAACGTTATGGAAATGCTTTCGTACCGATGGATGAAGCACTAGCCCAGGTTGTCATCGATTTAAGCAACCGTCCGCATCTTGAGTTCAGGGCTGAGTTTCCTTCACAAAAGGTTGGTACTTTCGATACTGAACTGGTGCACGAGTTTCTTTGGAAATTCGCTCTTGAAGCCAGGATGAACCTTCATGTAGTCGTTCATTACGGGCACAACACACATCATATGATCGAGGCAATATTCAAAGCGCTAGGACGGGCATTGGATGAAGCTACGACGATCGATCCCCGGGTCAAAGGCATCCCTTCAACGAAAGGAATGTTGTAA
- the hisD gene encoding histidinol dehydrogenase, translating to MKIERFAEGISLKRSVDAGTADQRKAVQDIIYDVRKSGNAALHSYTERFDGVSPGELLVSEQEMEEAIASLATEQLNILKEAANNIRLFHEKQIRNSWFTTDDTGTMLGQKLTPLDAVGVYVPGGTAAYPSSVLMNTMPAKAAGVERIVMVSPPGKDGKLSPAVLAAAKIAGITEIYKVGGAQAIAALAYGTETIKKVDKIVGPGNIYVALAKREVFGDVAIDMIAGPSEIAVLADESAIAKEVAADLLSQAEHDARACSVLVTTSASLAEDVAAEVAKQVAVLPRHDIAAASIKDYGRIIVCGNMAEAVEAINELAPEHLEIVTNDALEVMAKIRHAGAIFIGRFSSEPVGDYFAGPNHVLPTNGTARFSSPLNVDDFQKKSSIIMYSETAFRKNAEKIAAFARMEGLEAHARAIESRGVNESGK from the coding sequence ATGAAAATAGAACGGTTTGCAGAAGGGATTTCACTGAAACGCTCGGTCGATGCAGGTACTGCCGATCAAAGAAAAGCGGTTCAGGATATCATTTATGATGTCAGGAAAAGTGGAAACGCCGCTTTACATAGTTATACCGAAAGATTCGATGGTGTCAGTCCGGGGGAATTACTTGTATCGGAACAGGAAATGGAAGAAGCGATAGCGTCCTTAGCCACGGAGCAGCTTAATATTCTTAAAGAAGCTGCGAATAATATTCGATTGTTTCACGAGAAACAAATTAGAAATTCATGGTTTACTACTGACGATACGGGAACGATGCTAGGACAAAAATTAACACCTCTTGATGCTGTGGGTGTTTATGTACCTGGAGGCACAGCGGCATACCCTTCATCTGTACTGATGAATACGATGCCTGCAAAGGCTGCGGGAGTGGAACGGATCGTTATGGTATCTCCTCCAGGGAAAGATGGGAAATTATCGCCAGCGGTTTTGGCTGCTGCCAAAATTGCCGGTATTACGGAAATATATAAAGTTGGCGGGGCACAGGCCATAGCGGCACTCGCTTATGGGACGGAAACAATAAAGAAAGTGGATAAAATAGTGGGGCCGGGAAATATTTATGTGGCGTTAGCGAAGCGGGAAGTATTCGGGGATGTCGCCATTGATATGATTGCAGGACCAAGTGAAATAGCGGTATTGGCGGACGAGTCCGCCATCGCCAAAGAAGTCGCGGCAGACTTGCTATCACAGGCAGAGCATGATGCCCGTGCTTGCAGTGTTTTGGTGACGACGTCAGCGTCTCTTGCAGAAGATGTGGCTGCGGAAGTGGCCAAGCAGGTGGCGGTGCTTCCACGCCATGATATTGCTGCAGCATCCATAAAGGATTATGGAAGAATCATTGTATGTGGAAATATGGCAGAAGCTGTTGAAGCCATTAATGAACTTGCACCGGAACATTTGGAGATTGTGACCAATGATGCACTTGAAGTCATGGCTAAAATCAGGCATGCCGGGGCAATCTTCATTGGCCGCTTTAGTTCGGAGCCTGTTGGGGATTACTTTGCAGGTCCCAATCATGTGTTGCCTACAAATGGAACCGCCCGTTTTTCCAGCCCGCTTAATGTTGATGATTTCCAAAAGAAATCGAGCATCATCATGTATAGTGAAACGGCCTTCCGTAAAAATGCAGAAAAAATCGCGGCATTTGCCCGCATGGAAGGACTTGAGGCTCACGCCCGTGCCATAGAATCACGTGGTGTGAATGAATCCGGGAAATAG
- the hisG gene encoding ATP phosphoribosyltransferase, with the protein MNNSFLTIAMPKGRIFEEAAELLRRAGFRLPPEFDDSRKLILEVEEENLRFILAKPMDVVTYVEHGVADIGIAGKDVMLEEERDVYELLDLKISACYLAVAGLPGTKISDIAPKIASKYPNVASSYFREQGEQVEIIKLNGSIELAPLIGLAERIVDIVSTGRTLKENGLVEYAKIADVTSRLVANPVSYRIKEARITEIVDRLAEIIEQ; encoded by the coding sequence ATGAATAATAGCTTTTTGACGATTGCGATGCCGAAAGGGAGAATATTTGAAGAAGCGGCAGAGCTATTAAGAAGGGCCGGTTTTCGTCTCCCTCCTGAGTTTGATGATTCCCGGAAATTGATCCTTGAAGTGGAAGAAGAGAATCTGCGTTTCATTTTAGCTAAACCGATGGATGTCGTAACCTATGTGGAACACGGTGTCGCTGACATTGGAATTGCAGGGAAGGATGTCATGTTAGAGGAAGAACGTGATGTATATGAGTTACTTGATTTGAAAATCAGTGCTTGCTATTTAGCTGTAGCTGGTCTGCCTGGTACGAAAATAAGTGACATCGCCCCCAAAATAGCCAGCAAATATCCGAATGTTGCCTCCAGTTATTTTCGCGAGCAGGGAGAGCAAGTCGAGATTATTAAGTTGAATGGGTCTATTGAGTTAGCGCCGTTAATTGGTTTAGCTGAACGAATTGTGGATATCGTTTCAACGGGGCGGACATTGAAGGAAAATGGTCTCGTGGAATATGCAAAAATTGCCGATGTGACTTCGAGGCTTGTGGCAAACCCTGTCAGCTATCGAATTAAAGAAGCAAGGATTACTGAAATTGTGGATCGGCTAGCAGAAATAATTGAACAGTAA
- a CDS encoding ATP phosphoribosyltransferase regulatory subunit, producing the protein MTKPFMFEKPLGMRDTLPVLYETKVSARNKMSDEIKKWGYQFIETPALEYYETIGEASAILDQQLFKLLDSQGHTLVLRPEMTAPIARVAASKLLKQQIPLRLAYSANVYRAQQREGGRPAEFEQIGIECIGNKSISADAEMIALLADVLKAAGLQDFKISIGHIGFLQEFFLSILGTEERASKLRKFLYEKNYVGFREHVKSLPLSSIDKQRLIEFTSLRGSEGTLKKALGLIENNEGQDSLAELKELSAQLKEFGVDQYVSFDLTLVSHMSYYTGTLFEVYAGHVGSPIGNGGRYDNLLEKFGWNASATGFAIRVDRLAEALGEPMQPVAPECILFSPERRLEAIEFARIKRSEGNLVTIQDITVVQNVDAFTRTFSEVHLFVGNGGNGKDE; encoded by the coding sequence GTGACAAAGCCATTTATGTTTGAGAAACCGTTAGGCATGAGAGATACATTGCCGGTGCTATATGAAACGAAAGTGTCGGCCAGAAATAAAATGAGTGATGAAATCAAGAAGTGGGGTTACCAATTTATTGAAACTCCTGCATTGGAATATTATGAAACGATTGGCGAGGCTTCGGCAATTTTAGATCAACAATTGTTTAAACTTCTTGATTCCCAGGGACATACGCTCGTACTGCGTCCCGAGATGACAGCCCCCATTGCACGAGTCGCAGCATCCAAACTGTTAAAACAGCAAATTCCGCTTCGCCTGGCCTATTCTGCGAATGTATATCGAGCACAGCAGCGTGAAGGAGGCCGGCCGGCAGAATTTGAACAGATTGGTATTGAGTGTATCGGGAATAAGTCAATAAGTGCCGATGCTGAAATGATTGCCCTGCTTGCTGATGTTCTAAAGGCTGCGGGTCTTCAGGATTTTAAGATTTCGATTGGACATATAGGATTTTTACAAGAATTTTTCTTAAGCATTTTAGGTACGGAGGAAAGAGCCTCTAAATTAAGGAAGTTTTTATATGAAAAGAATTATGTTGGTTTTCGGGAGCATGTAAAATCGCTGCCGCTTTCATCCATTGATAAACAGCGGCTTATCGAATTTACCTCCTTAAGAGGCAGTGAAGGCACCCTGAAAAAGGCTCTAGGGCTGATTGAAAATAATGAAGGGCAAGATTCTTTGGCTGAACTGAAGGAATTGTCTGCGCAGTTGAAAGAATTTGGCGTTGATCAATATGTGAGCTTCGACTTAACATTGGTCAGTCATATGAGTTATTACACGGGAACTTTATTTGAAGTGTATGCGGGACACGTGGGTTCGCCAATCGGCAATGGCGGCCGGTATGATAATCTGCTTGAAAAGTTCGGTTGGAATGCTTCTGCCACTGGTTTTGCAATCCGGGTGGATCGTCTTGCAGAAGCTCTTGGGGAGCCGATGCAGCCTGTCGCACCAGAATGTATTTTATTCAGTCCCGAACGGAGATTGGAAGCCATTGAATTTGCAAGAATAAAACGATCCGAAGGAAATTTGGTAACGATTCAAGATATTACAGTCGTTCAAAATGTCGATGCTTTTACAAGAACATTTTCAGAAGTGCATTTATTTGTAGGGAATGGAGGGAATGGAAAAGATGAATAA
- a CDS encoding processed acidic surface protein, translating to MKRYLSFFLALIVLFSLSLSGTKGFAATKINQDELNAYLSEVRMTQEELEEYLGYYDLTLNELESVEELRDTLGPAVTPETLLNLLKEYEMTEAELTELLVEYGELEEGDSIVDTFHFIYDIEDIIDLEMGYEDEETEYDDEEIIDLMDGLFTEIGLTDEELDRFMNHLLPIVEDPSFEDRLMAISDRMDQLEYFETIDELSAEQVAELLSIYNDLQSLLQIQFKFALIHDGVTTNLSLEALFQLKDLTNASLLVSIYDLNGNLLLDFKLTGEMIGSDLVKETGNDIKQSTEVISKVVDVKKEKKKPVKTVHKTEKGGVLPKTAGNYLFGALIGLVMMGIAFGLIRKARLAN from the coding sequence TTGAAGAGATATCTTTCATTTTTTTTGGCGCTTATTGTTCTTTTTTCGCTTAGTTTAAGCGGAACAAAGGGTTTTGCGGCCACTAAGATCAACCAGGATGAGCTTAATGCATACCTTTCTGAAGTTAGGATGACACAAGAAGAATTGGAAGAATATTTAGGCTATTACGACCTAACATTGAATGAACTGGAATCGGTAGAAGAGTTGCGTGATACATTAGGGCCTGCCGTCACTCCCGAGACTTTATTGAATCTACTTAAAGAATATGAAATGACAGAAGCAGAACTCACGGAATTATTGGTAGAATACGGCGAACTGGAAGAGGGAGATTCCATCGTCGATACCTTCCACTTCATTTACGACATAGAAGATATCATCGATTTAGAAATGGGTTATGAAGATGAAGAGACGGAATATGATGATGAAGAGATCATCGATTTAATGGACGGGCTCTTTACTGAGATCGGTCTTACGGACGAAGAGCTCGACAGATTCATGAACCATCTTTTACCTATCGTCGAGGACCCTTCCTTTGAAGATCGCTTAATGGCCATTTCCGATAGGATGGATCAACTCGAATATTTCGAAACAATTGATGAATTGTCTGCAGAGCAAGTGGCTGAATTGCTTTCGATATATAATGATCTGCAAAGTTTGCTGCAAATTCAATTCAAATTCGCCTTGATACATGATGGTGTAACTACTAACCTATCCCTTGAGGCTTTATTCCAGCTTAAGGATTTGACGAATGCTAGTTTACTAGTTTCCATTTATGATCTAAACGGCAATCTTTTGCTCGATTTTAAATTGACAGGTGAAATGATCGGTTCCGATTTAGTGAAAGAAACAGGTAATGACATTAAACAGTCAACTGAGGTCATTTCTAAAGTGGTTGATGTAAAAAAGGAAAAGAAGAAACCCGTAAAAACCGTACATAAAACGGAAAAAGGCGGAGTGCTTCCTAAAACGGCTGGTAATTACCTATTCGGTGCTTTAATCGGTTTAGTGATGATGGGCATCGCTTTCGGATTAATTAGAAAAGCGAGACTTGCTAATTAA
- a CDS encoding class D sortase: protein MRENRQSRHKRKWLLITAVCFLIIGFYFTTTNAYTLLKGYAIYKWNKSDTNEVTSKLSEPEATAKLPEPEATAKLPEMKTNADIPDGRELYDERPETGDLMGELYIPKIEATLPIYHGTDEDELEKGVGHYAGSVLPGEKDNSVLSGHRDTIFRDLGEVGQGDLLIAKTEAGTFTYKVRKVRIVDADDRTVIVPKPKATLTVTTCYPFSYIGSAPERYVLVADLLKTEMNK from the coding sequence ATGAGAGAAAATAGGCAATCCAGGCATAAGAGAAAATGGTTACTCATCACTGCTGTTTGCTTTTTAATCATAGGTTTTTATTTTACAACGACAAACGCCTATACACTGTTAAAAGGCTATGCCATATATAAATGGAATAAGTCTGATACAAACGAGGTAACTTCTAAGCTCTCAGAACCGGAGGCGACGGCTAAGCTCCCAGAACCGGAGGCAACGGCTAAACTACCCGAAATGAAGACGAATGCAGATATTCCCGATGGGCGCGAACTTTATGATGAACGACCGGAGACAGGTGATTTGATGGGTGAGCTTTATATTCCAAAAATCGAGGCAACTCTCCCAATTTACCACGGAACGGACGAGGATGAACTCGAAAAGGGCGTCGGCCATTATGCAGGGTCTGTCCTCCCTGGTGAAAAGGATAATTCCGTTTTATCCGGTCATCGAGATACTATTTTCAGAGATCTGGGTGAAGTCGGTCAAGGTGACTTGCTGATTGCCAAGACAGAAGCAGGTACGTTTACATATAAAGTGAGGAAGGTACGTATCGTCGATGCAGATGACCGTACCGTGATCGTTCCCAAACCTAAAGCCACACTTACAGTAACAACCTGCTATCCTTTTTCATATATCGGCAGTGCACCAGAACGGTACGTATTGGTTGCCGATTTATTGAAAACGGAAATGAACAAATGA
- a CDS encoding acyltransferase translates to MRRTSRYPVDGANSLWHVYKTVPFWKVVKNFVVIQLARYTPFLGMKNWLYRTFLHMKVGKHTSFALMVMPDVMFPEKISVGINTVIGYNTTILAHEYLIHEYRLGDVVIGDEVLIGANSTILPGLSIGNGAIVSAGTLVHKDVPEGAFVGGNPMKIIYTKEEMLERDQQTSL, encoded by the coding sequence ATGAGACGTACGTCCCGCTATCCAGTTGACGGGGCTAATTCACTATGGCATGTGTATAAGACCGTTCCTTTCTGGAAAGTCGTAAAGAACTTTGTGGTGATACAGCTAGCGCGTTATACGCCTTTTCTCGGTATGAAAAATTGGCTTTACAGGACTTTTTTACATATGAAAGTCGGAAAGCATACTTCGTTTGCCTTGATGGTCATGCCGGATGTGATGTTTCCGGAAAAAATATCAGTGGGAATAAATACAGTCATTGGCTATAATACGACGATTCTTGCTCATGAATATTTGATTCATGAATATCGTTTAGGAGATGTAGTTATCGGGGATGAGGTATTGATCGGAGCCAATTCGACCATCCTTCCAGGCCTTTCAATTGGAAATGGGGCGATTGTCTCTGCGGGGACGCTTGTCCATAAGGATGTTCCAGAGGGAGCTTTCGTCGGCGGAAATCCAATGAAAATCATATATACCAAAGAGGAAATGCTTGAGCGGGATCAGCAAACTTCCTTATGA
- the ppaX gene encoding pyrophosphatase PpaX, which translates to MNSNITTLLFDLDGTLINTNELIIASFTETLNHFCPGKFNREDIIPFIGPTLVDTFSSIDPKRVDEMIAFYREHNWKNHDLLVTQFDGVYETVQALKQSGYKLAVVTTKKRDVVEKGLRLSKLDQFFEVVVTLDDVQNAKPDPEPLVKALNQLGSVPEEAIMIGDSYHDILGGKNTGTKTAGVSWSIKGREFLESYHPDYMLEKMADLLNIVEVEKLTEARR; encoded by the coding sequence ATGAACAGTAACATAACTACATTATTATTTGATCTTGATGGTACGTTGATCAATACAAATGAATTGATCATCGCCTCTTTTACAGAAACTTTAAACCATTTTTGTCCTGGAAAGTTCAATCGGGAAGATATCATTCCATTTATCGGTCCGACTTTGGTTGATACTTTTTCTTCCATCGATCCAAAGCGAGTGGATGAAATGATCGCTTTCTATCGGGAGCATAATTGGAAAAACCATGATTTGCTTGTCACACAATTTGACGGGGTATACGAAACCGTTCAAGCATTGAAGCAGAGCGGCTATAAATTGGCAGTCGTTACGACAAAGAAACGTGATGTCGTCGAAAAGGGCCTGCGTTTAAGCAAACTGGATCAATTCTTTGAAGTGGTGGTCACACTTGATGATGTGCAAAATGCAAAGCCGGATCCAGAGCCTTTGGTAAAAGCTTTAAATCAACTCGGTTCGGTTCCTGAAGAAGCGATCATGATTGGCGACAGTTATCATGATATTCTTGGCGGGAAAAACACAGGTACAAAAACGGCAGGTGTCTCATGGTCCATTAAAGGCCGTGAATTTTTGGAAAGTTATCACCCAGACTATATGCTGGAGAAAATGGCAGATTTATTGAATATCGTTGAGGTTGAAAAGCTCACGGAGGCTAGAAGATGA
- a CDS encoding nucleoside recognition domain-containing protein — MIVDSVKRGLLSGLNTTWSLGKVIFPVTLIVTVLQYTPVLPFIINLIAPLMNLIGLPGDAAIPLVLGNFLNLYAAIAGILTLDLTVKEVFIIATMLSFSHNLLIESGVAMKTGVKLWIILTVRIGLALLSAVVINLVWQGGSEMAQGVAIGETAEINGAGAILIHGVIQALSGIAQLAVIVIPLMVVVQIMKDLKWLEAFSKALAPFMKVLGMKPNASMPFVTGLTLGLAYGAGVMIQAAKEDNVSKKDMTIAFIFLVACHAVVEDTLIFIPLGIPVLPLLLIRLLTAIVLTMVVAYIWNRTDSVQRKEAVYEQ; from the coding sequence GTGATAGTGGATTCGGTTAAAAGGGGACTTCTTTCCGGCTTGAATACAACTTGGTCTTTGGGTAAAGTGATATTTCCAGTTACTCTGATCGTCACTGTGCTTCAATATACGCCTGTACTGCCATTTATCATTAACTTGATAGCGCCTTTGATGAATCTCATCGGTCTTCCAGGGGATGCGGCAATTCCGCTCGTGTTAGGGAATTTCCTGAATTTATACGCAGCGATAGCAGGCATATTAACGCTTGATTTGACTGTGAAAGAGGTTTTTATTATCGCTACGATGCTATCTTTTTCACATAATCTATTGATCGAGTCTGGTGTGGCGATGAAAACCGGCGTCAAGCTGTGGATCATTTTAACAGTACGGATCGGGCTTGCACTTTTGTCAGCGGTCGTCATCAATCTTGTTTGGCAAGGCGGATCTGAAATGGCACAAGGAGTGGCTATCGGGGAGACGGCAGAGATTAACGGAGCGGGTGCAATCCTTATACATGGTGTAATCCAGGCCCTTTCCGGAATCGCCCAGCTGGCGGTCATCGTTATACCGCTTATGGTAGTGGTTCAAATCATGAAAGATTTAAAATGGCTGGAAGCCTTCTCAAAAGCCCTTGCTCCCTTTATGAAGGTCCTTGGGATGAAACCGAATGCTTCCATGCCGTTCGTTACAGGTCTGACTCTTGGATTGGCATATGGGGCTGGCGTAATGATTCAAGCAGCAAAGGAAGATAATGTCTCGAAGAAGGATATGACGATTGCATTCATCTTTTTAGTTGCCTGCCATGCTGTTGTAGAAGACACACTGATTTTTATTCCACTGGGGATTCCGGTCTTGCCGTTGTTACTTATTCGGTTACTCACTGCTATTGTTCTAACGATGGTCGTTGCGTATATTTGGAATCGGACTGACAGTGTACAGAGAAAGGAAGCTGTATATGAACAGTAA